The window TGTTATGCCACTGCCAGCTGTAATATTCTGCTTACCCTCAGCGAGATGTTCGGTCTCACTTCTGAGAAATGATGAGTTCAAGTCGTGGTGTGGTGGGTGAGAGGCTGACACGAAGAGCAGCATTCAAAGTTGCTTCCAGTTTGTTTCTTGCCCTCGAAGTTGTGACAGTCAAAACGGtttctggttgtttttgtaTTCTGTCACTGCATCAGCAAAAAAATTTACCAGTGGCAAATCACATCCGTCTCTACCTGATGATCGAACGTAACTGGACATTGAGACGCCGCATTTTGatttgctgggtttttttttgtttttttttgtttttttatgcaaattCTTGACCACAGTTGCATATAAAAATAACTACCTAACCCCCCACCCAAAGTTTATTCTTACCATTTAGCAGTACCAATGCCTTTGCAGCCCATTAGAGGGCGCTCTGAAGCCCATCAGTTGACAATAGCTGTGAAGTAGAAGTATGAAAtagcagaaaatagaaatacttgagtaaagtacaagtacctcaaatctGTCTGCATACTCTTTTGACAAATACTATAGGAACTATGGTAAAAATTCCCTTGTTTTACAAGACAGGTTTGCCTTTTTGTATTATCAGCCATCGTTTCTCTTGGTTATAACATTTCAGTCACAAACATAGCTGTTTCGGTGTCATTCTGGTGTCAAGGCTTTCAGATTATTTTGTCCCCATGCTGCTTATACGTCTGAGTGATGTGCAGCTAACTCATGTTCTTCACGTGTCTTCTTTGCTAGCTGCGATGTAAGCAGGTACATTTTAGAAGCTGTCCTCCAAAAAGGCGCTGtagtcagtgtttgtgtttgacttaaaaaaaagttagaatTAAGTGGGGAGCAAGTgaagactttaaaaaaattacttcCTTGCACTAACTGGGTCAGAAGTGATAGAAAGAAGATCAGAAGCACAGAGCGCGACCATAATCTGTGAGACAAACAAAGGAAGCCGAGAGGATTTTGTAGATATTGAGTGTGTATGCGTTAATTTCTGTTTGAGAGGACACAGGCCAAAAACACAGAAGCTGGAATTACTGAAATATGTTTGTTGGACAGGATGTAAACGTGTGTGTatattagtgtgtgtgagtgtgtttggaaACTTGGAAATGGCATGAAAATTTGTTCCCAAGCAGAAATATCAGATAATACATTGTTGCAAAATGTGATCTTTAAAGGAATTCAACTCACAGACGTTGAAGTGATGTTTTTCCTTCAAGGCCTTTGAACCTTCTAGACTAAATGTTGAAAAACAGTGCCAGCTTTGAATACAGTAATAAAGTGTGGATATAAAAGTACACAGAAAGGATTTTAtggttaatatttaatgattgctataatatgaaatatatatatttttttaattgtttatttttaatcattaaagcaCATATATGCAAGAAGAACATTTAATGAGCTTTTGGTATGACATTTTCTttcccgtagtcagctgggttAGACTCCAGCTTCCCACGACCCCGACGGATAAGCGAGCGGTATAGAAAATCAATGAATGATTGAATGGTATCACgtttttaagataaaaaaaaaacagaaacagtagcTATAATCAGTATCTTTATGCTAAAGATGTGCGCTACCTGTATGCTGCTAAACAGCAGAAAGATGCAGGTAGCGACTGGCTGGTCAACGTAGTGGAATATTTAGGATCTAAATAGCCAGACATATCCCTGAGTTGTTGGTTGCTGGAGACCAAAAAGAACTAAAATCAATGTGAATACTGGCCTTAGATTAATCAGGTAGTCCGAAACATGACACTAATGTTGCTGTGTATCTGCTGGAGGAGTAAACATGCAACTGACTGCCAGCTAGATGATGATATTTTAATGTTCTGTTTATATCTTGTTATTAATATGATTAACTAACTACCACAAGTAACTACCACACATGTGAAGTTAACAGCAAGGACTATTTATTCTGGTATATTAAAAATGTCCTTCCCATTTCCTCCCATTTTGTAACTTCCTGAACACCACAGTCCTTGTCACAGCCATCCTCTTGGGTTTCCTCAAGGTTTCCCTGCGGAACAttcagatgattaatgttactcacttcacctgtcagtggtattaatgttgtggctgatcggtgtatggGTGTTTCCCCATTGCGCGGCTCCACAACCAACCAGCAGGAGTCATTACCGTGAAAAGGATGAGAACTTTTGCCTGGTTTTCCACCTGCCAACACTGCTGAGTGGGTTCGCCAGAATGCTTCACTCCAAAGGTGCTGTGACTAGGAAGCAGACCTTTGTAGTGGATAAGTGGCTTTAATTCTGCACCACttaactgtttaaaaaaatctatataaGACTGCAGTAGATGCAACTCAGATCTGTAAAATCCATCTCCACCACATGCAGCAATTCAGGGTTTCAAAACATGTCGCtatcattaaaatatgttttaccACGACTGTCACTGACACTGATGGATTCTCTTCCTATAAGCTCCGACAAATCAAGCAAAACAAACCAGCTCCACTGATATAAAGCTCAGCTGTCACAGCACAGCCCTCGCTCTCCATGTTGTACCTCTTGCTCCCCTTATGTCTCTCTATTGCTTGTCTCCcatctttctcatctctctttcatccCTGTTGCACTCTGTTTGTCCTCTCTAGTGTGCATTGATCTCTGTGGTTCAGAGATTTAGAGATTTGGGGCACAGTGATCTGCCTGGCAGTTACAGGAGGCAGGTGTGAAGAACAAACAATGGCCCCCTAAACAAACCCCAAAACCAATTTAGGGCTTGTGTGCTTCCTTATTTAGGTAAACTCCATGTCTGTTTTGAGGAATAAAACGAAATGGGCAAATATGCATTGCAGGCACACCTGGTGTGCAAGTTATTTGGGGATGTCGCCTGCTCAGTGATAAATTGGACAACCGACTGGCGGTACCATAAGTTTGCAACTGAAGTTTAATGatgataaagagagagaaattcagCGACAAAACTGGTGATATGTCGAGTGTAGTGGTGACAAATAGTTGGGCATCCTGCTCATTGATCCATCTCAATCCGTCACAAGAGTTCGATCCAGCTCAGGCACAAACAGTCCTTTCTAAACCAAGAACAGTCAACCATGTGATGTGGGAAGCCAAGAGTCTGCAGATTTTTATTCCAACCAATGACAACACCAGCTGATTTTGCTGATTACCACAATTTTAAACAGGTGGAACTGATCAGTCAAAACACCTGGTGAGCTAAAAACCTGTTGATGTCTTCTAAGAAATTATGACACTGacaatgaaacagacacaccTAAAACAGCACCACATACTTACTTTTCAGGCATGATTTTTAACAGACTGAATAACTGATCGTTTAAATTTTTGTGACCTTGAAGTGCACATCAGCTTGTGTGTGGTATTGAGCTACCAGCTGTATTGGCTTCAGTTCTGTGATTCAAAGCCAGAGATTTTAGTGCAAAAAATGCCCGCCTCTGCTGAAGCTGACACGAAGACtgtttttttccaaagctgGCAGTTCATATTGACGCAGACGTGCCATATTCTCTCAGTCCAACTTGATTTATTTGTCCACGTTGTGTTCTGAACCTGTTTAGGCCAAAAACAAAGAGGACCGACCTTTCTGCAAACATAACACGCATCTCACATGATGGCTATGTTTGTTTGCCATCGACAGACTCTGTCATTTGCTTTTTTACTTAACCATTCATCACTCTAAGgtatgaaaatgtcaaacaaatgacatcactgcttcatatagattttttttctcccaaccAGGACCCTTAATTTGATAAAAACCATGAAATCAATACctaaaaaaaacaccaataaGAAACAGTGTCAGCACATTCAGGTGGGGAAACAGGGTTATTGACACGAGGGAAAGGCAAAGAGGGGAATACAATAACAGTAAAAGACTgttattgtaaaataaaaaagtgccACCAAGATTACTTAAGAAAGTTTCCAAACAGTTCTCCTACATGTGTGATTGCATATTTAAGTACACTGTTCAAACTGTTGACTTATGATTTCATTCTTGGCATTAACTTTAGTAATTAGAAcccattttttatttactgatagCATTTCTTGGCATTGCAGATTTAAGTGTTGTCTTGTGTctgagcacatactgtatatgcatgaATCTCTGGAACCCACctccaggaaaagaaaaaaaaacacagctccatctttatttttagagGCTGGATGCTGATAAGAGAGAGCAGAAAGCAAGAGAGTGAGAAACGGCATCAAAAGTGGGGAAAAAGGAGTGagagtgaggagagaggaaaggagagggatAGAAGAGGGGGAGTAAGATGGTCAAGGGGcgtggggggagggggaggtttGGGGGTGTTGGCTCCTCGGTGGTTCGGGAGAGTGGTAGAAAGAAATGCAGTGTGATAAGAGTCCTTCCTCTGAGCGAgtcggagagagagagagagagagagagagagagagagggagagagggagacgtAACCACACCAACCTCTCACTCGACGGGGAAGCagaggggagggtggggggtgtttggggtgagggtgtgtgtgtgtgttgggggggggttaTGGGCTTCGCTGCTACTGCTGTATAAAAAGCCAAGTCTGAGAATCCGGCACCACAAActcaccacacaaacacacacacacacacacacacacacatacacacacgcacacacacagagagagatccAGTGGCTGCTCTGTATCTCTCACTCTCACCCActctcatcattttctctctctctctctctctctctctgtctcgctccctctgtctctcactccaTTCCTCTGGGCTCTGCATCCTTGTTGCTTCTTCTCACAAGTCAGATTGTGTTTGTAAGTACGCGCtgaatgtctctgtgtgtatgcttgAGTTTCTTTAAGTCtttatgcatgtgtgaatgACTGGTTGCCTACTTTAGTGTgactgagcagagcagagaggactATTAAGTGTATGTGGGTCTCTGTCTCACCCTCACACACTTGCCGGCTCTCTTGCAACTCTTCTCGGGATCTCTGGGTCCCTTTCCTCGGTGACAGGCTCCCCACACCAAGTAGTCACCATTTCCGCCCCCGGGAGACCCACGCTGGCAGCGCAGCCCCTTCCCCGACTCAGCATCGGGAGGAAGACCCTGGTGGCGGCTGCCGTAGGGGTTATGCTGGTCCTGGTGCTGGTGGTCCTCATCCCCGTGCTCGTCAGCTCCGTGGGTACAGATGCCAGCCACTATGAAATGCTGGGCACCTGTCGTATGGTGTGCGACCCCTACCTGAACAAGGGCACTCCGGCCAGCAGCACCAGCTCCACCAGTCTCCAGGCTGAAGCAGAGGCGTTAAGCGACCACAGCAATGTGCTTCCACCCTCCACCTTACTGCAAGGCCCACAGGGGAAGCCTGGCAGGCCAGGCAAGCCTGGACCACCTGGACCACCTGGAGAACCGGGTCCACCAGGACCAGTGGGACCTCCTGGAGATGCAGGGGATCAGGGAAGGACTGGGATTTTGGGGCTGGGGGGTAATGGAGCTATAAGCACAGCCACCTACAGCACGGTGCCTCGGGTGGCCTTCTATGCAGGGCTTAAAAACCCCCACGAAGGCTACGAAATCCTCAAGTTTGACGACGTGGTCACCAACCTGGGCAACAACTATGATGGCATTTCGGGCAAGTTCATCTGCAGCATACCGGGCACATACTTCTTCATCTATCATGTGCTGATGAGAGGAGGGGACGGCACCAGCATGTGGGCAGACCTCTGCAAGAATGGTCAGGTTAGTGCTTTGAAactttttctgacttttcctttcCTCAGCGTTAGCACACCTGAATCCTCTGATGCTcactctcctcttcctcgttGCTGCCTCCACATTGCAGGAAGACGATTTTTCTCAAAGCCAGCGTATAAAAAGTGACATTGCGAGGAAAGCTTGCGCATCTGCCGCGCGTCTCCAAAGCCCAGAGCGCACAGCTGTGGCACCCAGCGCGCCTGGGAATAAAGATGTGTTGACCGGTTGCAGTGCGCGTCCCCTCCTCGCATGATGCGTCCTGACATTGCCGCGTCCCGCGATCCAAAGGACGGTCGCAGTTTGAGCTGAATGAGGAGCGCGCGCCGATCCTTTTGCCTTTACACTGTGTATTTTGAAAAAGGCATCCGGATTTGTTTTCTGAATTAGGATTAATATCCAGAGGAATTAATTGACAGTTTGTGGCTGAGCGTTGACATATACACAGTTTTAGAGCGAAAAAAGCGGAGTGATTATGAGTTGGAGATGTTTGTCATGGTCGTCTGGCATAAGTATATCATTGCGCGTTTAGTGATTTACATGAGTTATGACACTGTATTTCAAATTATGTAACAgccatgtctttgtttttattattattattagtgttatttttattgttattattacatataCGTGTGCACCTTATTTCTGTCTCATACAACTTTCAGACTTTATGGACTTAGCGGCTTGTCCGAGCTGTATGTgtaaagagaggaaggaaaatatTAGAAATTTCGCTTGCAATATTTGGACCATAACTGGCTGTACAAGCCCACCGGATTCTAATGCCTGTCCGCCACTACATCCATCTATCTTTTCAGTCGTGTTAAGCGCATTAGGACGTCGACGTGATCTATTCTCGGCTTCTTTGATGCACCATTTTAATGGGGTTGTAATTTTATTTAGCGCCCCGGAGGGTCTTCTCAGGTTGGTAATGTGTGCCAGGGTTAGTTTGCAGCCTTTCCGATCAGCCGTCAGATCTCTTTTCTTCAGAGTGGCACCGAAATGCCTTTTGTCCATAAAAAGATGGATGTTACATTACAGTTGTTGCGGATATCGTTTGCTTTGTTTACTCAAGCTCCAGCTGTATCGTGTTAGTTTGTCGCCAGTATGACgtgaaaaaatattaatacaaagaaaacaaatcagaaaatacgcaatctgttttaaaaaaaatggctttgtgCTACAGAAAGCAACTTTCACATTTGCTCCTGCAAAACTAATTTCAATGACATCAGAGAGTTAGAAACATTTAAAGTTCCAgtttatatgaaaatgtattataTGATTTAAAAACTCATGGAAAACTTAAGGGATTGCCAGATGTGTATCTCATGCATTGCCAGGTTTCCCTAACTGCAGACTTCACCTGCAGCTTATTTCTTGTCCCTTTAATCTTTGTACTCAAAGTGAATTGAGACACAGTATGGCTCATTGTAATGAGAAATACTCCCGGTGACAGACATTTTTTACTGTACACAACAAGTGACCTCATACTTTCTTTACTGAGGTCACACGGATTGCATTTTATCCACTTTATCTAAGGAACAATCTGAGTTTTTGTTTCCCCACACTGCAGTCATAAACTCAGCCTTCCTGTGAGGTCAgacaaataataaacataagTTAAAATCCACTAAATCTGATCCTCCACAACTGTCACTTCACATGATGGCTGCCTCTCTGACCTGTTTCACATCTCCTGGCTATGAAATAATTtggttactttttttttaattttcattttctttcgtttcttcttttttttttgacatgttcAAGTGGAATATAAAAGGGCATCAAGTCAGTTAATTAACTCTGATTTAGATTAAAGCGAAAATCTGTTGGGGTCTTAGATTACAAGTGTTGAGACCAAGACGTGTGCAGCATGGAGACAGAATAACAGTTGGCATCAGCTCTGTGGTGTGAACTTACAGCCTCACCAAGGCAGTTAGAGGTTAATTCCTTTACCCTCGTCAAGTTCACAaccagctaaaaaaaaacaaaaaaaaaacagcaatcaCCTTCCATATATAATGCCTCACTCAAAAGTAATGTTTATGGGTGGGCGTAAAAGCATTGATATATAATAGGGGAAGAAGAACATATGTTCCTATAAAACGCCTTCTGTTCTCGCTCCATTGTGCTCCccagaggagggtgaggaggtaCTTAAGTTAGACGCACACAGTGTGCATCTCCAGAGACCCAAGTAATGTTTATAAAGTGGTaactgcctctctttctctgtcttccccTGTCCTGTGCGCAGCTTCTACATAAAGATGCTGTCCTCTTGCTGTGGTGCTTATTACGCTGTGTGCTCGGCTGATGGAGAAGGCCCCAGAGCTTGAGTCTGTGTAAATGACTGTGAATGGTTATAAATGCCGGGCCAACTTATGCTACATCATTGATGAAGTGCTGAGAGTCAAACTGAAGCTCCTGCAGTCACAGTGGTGCTTTCCTCAGCTCATTAAGGCTGCAAAAAGCTACAATGTGAGTTGGGACAGGGGAGGCCGGGGAATTGTGGACAATACTAGTATTTTATCATCTTTTGGCTTCTGTGAAGCAGCGGGTTTCCGGCCCCTGCAGTGCTGCTTCACTTCCAGCATGTGCTCCTCCCACTCCAGGGCAGTGCTCACAAGCTGGGTCTAACATCGACATCCATGGgttattttatttctccttcctctttttccacCTCCCATTTTCACTTTGCAGACTGCAACACAAGGATCCCAGCACTGTCCCCAGAACTTTGACACTTTTCAAACTAGACCAAAAAAGTGAGCTTCCTggtaaacaagcaaacaagaaatCTATTTTCAGCACAGCACACTTTATACGCTTTCCAAgtttctctccacacacactcttttcgTTTCTTCATTGCTTGTTTCTTTTACTTGCGTGCCAAATATTCCAACCAATCCTAAACTCTCCCCAATAATCAATGCTTTGCTGCTTCGCTATAACCTGGCTTGGACACAGTATTGACAATGAAGACAAATTCATTAGATGCAGTAGAAaggggagaaaggaaagagcaCAGAGAAGACCGTTATTGTGCTGTTGTGGCGCCAGCTTGAACCAGATCCAGGATGTGTTTGCACTTCTCCTCTCCATTCCCTTCTTAATATTGTTATTAATCCGCAAAACCGTTTCAGAGTTAATTAAAAGCAATGACTTCAGCGTCAGTCTCTCAAGAGGACCATAGTGAATAAtcactctgtctcctcctttAATAAGCTTCAACGTCCTTTGTGCACATGGCTCTTCCCTAGCAATTACCTCTGCAGTCTCCtcctcacgcacacacatgctcacacgcGCGCATACAGTACGTGCACGCTCgcacccctccacccccaccctcctaACCCACTGCCTCAACCCATCCCAACTGTGCACTGCCCTCTATCTCTCCTCTATGTCAGGTCTACAGGAGATCACTTATCTAAAGGAGCAGAAACTTTCCATCTTCAAAAgaaaatttcttttaaaaagaa of the Scatophagus argus isolate fScaArg1 chromosome 16, fScaArg1.pri, whole genome shotgun sequence genome contains:
- the LOC124073990 gene encoding C1q-related factor, which encodes MLVLVLVVLIPVLVSSVGTDASHYEMLGTCRMVCDPYLNKGTPASSTSSTSLQAEAEALSDHSNVLPPSTLLQGPQGKPGRPGKPGPPGPPGEPGPPGPVGPPGDAGDQGRTGILGLGGNGAISTATYSTVPRVAFYAGLKNPHEGYEILKFDDVVTNLGNNYDGISGKFICSIPGTYFFIYHVLMRGGDGTSMWADLCKNGQVRASAIAQDADQNYDYASNSVILHLDAGDEVYIKLDGGKAHGGNNNKYSTFSGFILYTD